The Microbacterium sp. Root61 genomic interval GAGACCATCGACTCGGGCAAGATCGCCATCGACGGCGTACCGCTCCCGGAGGAGGGGAAGGCGCTGGCCACCCTCCGCGCCGATGTGGGCATGGTCTTCCAGTCGTTCAACCTTTTCGCGCACAAGACGGTGCTCGAGAACGTCACCCTCGGCCCGATCAAGGTGCGCAAGCTCTCGCGCAAGGCGGCCGAGGAGAAGGCGATGGCGCTGCTGGATCGCGTCGGCGTCGCCAACCAGGCCAAGAAGATGCCTGCACAGCTCTCCGGCGGCCAGCAGCAGCGCGTCGCGATCGCTCGCTCGCTCGCGATGGACCCGAAGCTGATCCTCATGGACGAGCCGACCAGCGCGCTCGACCCCGAGATGATCAACGAGGTCCTCGACGTCATGATCGGTCTCGCGGCCGACGGCATGACGATGATCGTCGTCACCCACGAGATGGGCTTCGCGCGCAAGGCCGCCGACCGGGTGCTGTTCATGGCCGACGGCGCAATCGTCGAAGAGGCCACCCCCGACCAGTTCTTCACCAATCCTCAGAGCGAGAGGGCCAAAGACTTCCTGTCGAAGATCCTCGACCACTGACACCATGCCTCGGCCGCCGTACCGCGGTCAGGACCACGCAGGGGCAGGCACAACCAGCCCCTCCACAGCAAAGGACAGGTACGACATGAAGAAGACACGACTCAGTCTGCTCGCGGTGGCCGCAGCCGGAGCGCTCCTGCTCTCGGGATGCGCCACAGGCGGCGACGCCGGCGGCGGCGGAGAGACCACCACGCCGGAGCCGGCTCCCACTTTCGCCGCGGGCAGCACGATGGAGAAGCTCGCCGATGCGGGCAAGATCACGATCGGCACGAAGTTCGACCAGCCGCTGTTCGGCCTCAAGGGTCCGAACGGTCCAGAGGGCTTCGACGTCGAAATCGGCAAGATCATCGCGTCCGAGCTGGGCATCCCCGAAGACGGC includes:
- a CDS encoding amino acid ABC transporter ATP-binding protein; its protein translation is MATPETPSTAPKTSNISVRRGEPLVVIEHVDKHFGDLHVLKDINTVVSRGEVVVVIGPSGSGKSTLCRAINRLETIDSGKIAIDGVPLPEEGKALATLRADVGMVFQSFNLFAHKTVLENVTLGPIKVRKLSRKAAEEKAMALLDRVGVANQAKKMPAQLSGGQQQRVAIARSLAMDPKLILMDEPTSALDPEMINEVLDVMIGLAADGMTMIVVTHEMGFARKAADRVLFMADGAIVEEATPDQFFTNPQSERAKDFLSKILDH